ATTGACATGAGCGTGAAAAACACCGATGGCAATATGGACCACACCTTTATAGATGTGCGCAAGATGCACCTGGACCTGGGCAAGAACCCGGTAGACGGACGTGTGGTGATTGACGGGTTGGACCCGATGAAAATTGACGGTAACCTGAAAGCCAAGCTGGACCTGGCCGAGGTGACCAAGGTGTTCCCGCTGGAAGGAACTACCCTGCGCGGGCTGCTGGACGTAGACGCTCAGGCCAAGGGTGTTTACTTTGAGAAACACATGCCCATGGTGACTGCCAAGCTCAACCTGACCAATGGGTACGTGAAGTCCTCTCAATTTCCGGCCCCGCTGGAGCAGGTGACCGTGATTGGCAACGTGAGCAACCGCACCGGTAACGCAGCTGACACCGATATCCAGATCTCCCGGTTTAAGATGCTCCTGGACAAAGAGCCGCTGGAAGGCCGCGTTTCCATCAAGAACCTGGCGCAGCCCCAGTTTGACGCTGATATCAAAGGAGTGCTGGACCTGACCAAACTCACTAAGATCTTCCCTATTGAAGGCACTACCCTTAGCGGTCGCCTGAACGGGAACATTCTGGCCAAAGGCAAGATGACCGATGTAGACGCTGGCCGTTACGGCAACGTACAGGCCAGCGGCACGGTCCAGATTGCCAACCTCAACTACAAGAGCACTGACCTGCCGCAGGGCATGAAGATCAACTCGGCCAAGGCTACCTTCAACAATGAGCAGGTAGCGTTGCAGCAACTGAACGGGTTCCTGGGCAAAAGCGATGTGCAGATGAACGGTACCGTCTCTAATTACATGGGCTACCTGTTCTCTGAGAACCAGCCCCTGCGCGGAAACTTCACCCTGAACTCCATCAACTTCAATGTAAACGAATGGATGGTAGACGAGCATACGGGCCAAACCGTGCCGTCTTCTACCAAGGAGGCGCAAGGCGTAGTGCAGATTCCGGCTAACCTGGACATGGTGTTAATAACCCAGGCCGGTACCGTGCTCTATGATAACCTCAAGCTCCAGAACCTGAAAGGCAAAGTGACGCTTAAAGACCAGATAGCCAGGTTAGAGAACGTTACCTTCAACACGCTGGGCGGGAAGTTCTCAACCACCGGCTCTTATGATTCAAGAGACCTTATTCACCCTAAATTCTCCTTTGGGTTAGACATTGAGAACCTTGATTTCCAGAATGCCTTTAGTGCTTTCAACACCATTCAGAAGATAGCGCCCATTGCCCAACTACTCAAAGGCGAGTTCTCTACCAAGTTTAACCTAACTGGTGAACTAGGCAGCGACATGATGCCCGTCATGAGCACCCTTACCGGGAAAGGCATGATTGAGGTGGTAGAGGCAGTGGTCGCGAACGTGAAAGCCCTGAGCAAGATCAGCCAGCTGACCAGCCTGAACGAGGTGCAGAACTTCTCCATCAAGAACCGGGGTTTCGCGGCCGAGGTGGTGGGTGGTAACCTGGTGGTGAAACCGTTTGACTTCACGGTGAAGGATATCAAAATGACCGTGGGCGGCACCAATAACCTGAGCGGGAAGATAGACTACGTGGTGGCTCTGGATGTCCCCTCTGGCAAGGTAGGGAATGCCCTGGCTAGCAAGCTTACCAGTCTCTCTGGCGTGCAGAACCTGAAAGGCCTGGAGCGGGTAACCCTGAACCTAGGCGTAACCGGAAACTACAATGACCCGGCCGTGGCCCTGAAAGGCAGCAGCCTGAAGGCCGAGGCCTCTAACCTGGTAAAGGAAGTGGTAAGCTCCAAGCTGGAAAGCGTGAAAGAGAAATATAACATTACCACGCCCACCAACAAAGACAGTATCAAGGCCGAACTAGTGAAACGCCAGCAGGAAATGGAACTGAAAGCCCGCCAGGAACTGGACAAGAAACGTGTGGAGGCCGAGCAGAAGCTGAGAGAGGAAGCCAAGTCCAGACTGAACAGGTTGCTTACTCCCCGCAAACCGGTAGCCATCCCTCCGGCAGACACCACCAAGCAGCAATAGCATTTTAGAAAGTTGTTTTAGGCCCGTTTTAAGAAAATGAGGCCTAAAACAACTTTTTATATACTAACCTGGTAGCTGCACGTTAAAGGTCTGCTACAGAGAAGTAGCCTCATCAATCCCCTTATTTTTTAACTATGAGAAAGAGTGTATTCTTTGCCATGATGTGCCTGTCCGTACTTGGTTTTACGGCTTGTTCAGAAGAAAACGATCCCTCCGGCACTTCCCGTATGGAAGTAAGATTGACAGACGCCCCCGGCGACTATGATGAAGTGAACATTGACATTAAGTCTGTGCAGGTGCACAGAGACGCCAATGATGACGGTACTGGCTGGACCACTCTTGAAACCATTAGACCAGGCGTGTACAACCTGCTTGACTTCGCCAATGGCCGCGACACGCTGTTAGCCAGCTCTACCCTGCCGGCCGGTCGTATTTCCCAGATCAGATTGGTATTAGGAACAAACAACACCCTTAAATTGAAAGGCAGTAACACTCTGGTTCCGCTTACTACCCCCAGCGGGCAAACCTCTGGCGTGAAGCTGCAGATAAATGCTGACCTTCAGCCAGACGTGACCTACGTGATGCTGCTTGACTTTGACGCCGCCAAATCGGTGGTGCCAAGAGGCAATAGCGGTGCTTATAACCTGAAACCGGTGATCAGAACCCTTACCCAGGCCGTGGCCGGGGGAATTAGAGGTACTGTTACCCCCGCTGCTGCCAAGCCAGGTATTTTCGTGATCTCTGCGGCCAATGACACCATTGGTGGTTTTGCAGATGACGCCGGAAATTACCTGATCAAAGGCATTCCGGCCGGTACCTACAAAGTGCAGTACAGCACCGTGGCTCCTTACAAAAACAAAGAAGTGACCGGTGTAGTAGTGACCAATGACCGTATCACTGATATCCCGGCGGTAAACCTGAACTAAGGAATACCCAGCTTACTTTATTAAAAAGAGAGGAGACCTATAATGGGTCTCCTCTCTTTTTTTGTGCTAATGTCTAAATCTGTTTTAGAGCCGTTTTCAGGAAAACAGGCCTGAAACGCAAACTTACAGTTCCAGGTCCTGGCCGTACTGAATGCGCACGTAGGTCACATAGTCAGAGTTGATGGGCTCATGGCCGGCCAGTCTCAACTCCCGTGATACCTGTCCACGGTGGTAGGTGGCGTGGTTAATAGCATGGGTGAGGATATCCTGCACCTTGGTAGAGTAGGCTTTGCCTTGGGTGTTAGTGTAGTCAATGGTACGGGCCAGTTCTGCGGCATCTGCGTTGGCGTACAGTTCCACCAGTTTAGGAGAAGTCTGCGCATGCAATTGGTGCAGCTCTTCCAGCGAGTGCACCTGCAGCACTGTTACCGGGCTTTTTGTGCCGGTAATCCGCGCAATCCAGATGGCTTGGGCATTGAGTAAATGGCTGAACATGAGCTGGGCGTAATCTGGCAGCTCTCCTTCAATACGGTCCAGGCTTTTAAGGATGCGTGTGTTGGCCCAAACGTTATATTCGGTAAGGTTCTTAAGTACGTCTGTAGTAGTCATGGTAAGAAAAAAGATAAACAAAGAGGCAAGTGCCTCAGAAACCGGGCAAAAGTACTAAACCTGCCGGTTAGAACGAATGTTTACGATGACTTTAAGAGAAGGGTCCAGAGATAAGGAAAGAAAACCAGAGCTCCTATAAGCGCAGCCGTGATCGCGGCCACCAGTACCGCGCCGGCCGCAATGTCTTTTACCTTGCCCGCCAAGGGGTGCCGGCCCGGCGACACCAGGTTCACTAACACCTCCAGGGCTGTGTTGAAAAGCTCTGCCGTCCAGACCAGCCCGATGGCGAAAATGATGAAGGCCCACTCTATGCGCGAAATGCCCAGGAAAAAGCCCACCGCCACCGCCACCACCGCCGACAAGACATGCCACTGCAAGTTCTCCTCAGACCTGAACGCCGAGGCCATTCCCTGCAGGGCGTACCCGAAACTGTTCAACCGTCTTCTGATATAGGTAGGTTTCCTTTCCATTTGGCAGGTAATACACAATACATCTACTTGGTGTCCATCTGAAGCCTAAAGATGAGATTTTACAGGCGTTTTCAAAAACCCAGACCAACCAGGATTACGCCGTCTTGGCTTCTCCTCAAGTAAGAATCAGCTCTCCCTGCTGCCTGCTGTTGGGTGGTCAGGCCAAACCCAGAAAAGTGACTCTATCAACCAGTTTTCCTTAAAAACCAGTTTCGGGCGTTTAGGGGCCGTTTTTCGTAAACCAGCCCTAAACGCCCGAAAGGTAAATGGATGCTTCCTTTCCGCTGCAGGCTTATACTTTAATGATGATGTTCTTTCTGTACATCACATACAGAATAACCATCCAGAAGAAAATCCAGGTGAGGGCCCAGGCCAGGGAAGCGTTGTACGGCGAAAGCCAGGTGGTGTAAAAGGCATTGTACAGATAGGTTTTGCTGTCTACCTCGCCGCCGGGGGTGTCTACCTTGATCATGCCCATAATACGCGGGATAAGCCCAGACAGGAAAAAGACGGTGATAGCGTTCACGCCATAGACCAGGAACGGAGTAGTGAGTTTCCGGTAGCCTTTCACGTCAATCAGCCAGTAGCACAAGCCCAGCCCCAGCATAGCCAGACCACCGGAATACAGCACATAGGAGCTGGTCCAGAGGCTTTTGTTGATGGGGAAGTGCAGGTCCCAGATAAGACCCAGACACGTACAGATCACACCCCACACCATCAGCCA
This Rufibacter radiotolerans DNA region includes the following protein-coding sequences:
- a CDS encoding AsmA family protein, with amino-acid sequence MRKLIIGLAVFVVVLLAAAALVPIFFKDKIKGRLDKEIAKSVNARVIYETDNVSLSLFRTFPDLALSVKDLTIVGKDSFERDTLAYLPDFSLGLDLMSVITGDQMKIKSVQMDEPRLKLLVLKSGKANWDIFIPDSLAAAQDQDTTDFKMGIKEWKINQGQIIYQDLSIPFGIAANNVDHTGSGDLAKDIFDMTTKTQAERFTMTYDGVNYLENKKLDADVTMAMDLNKYLYTFKDNNFRLNDFAFGMAGSVGMHTEDINLDLTFKALETDFKNIFSLVPGVFTEQYKDVKTDGKVAFNGYVKGVYNETTMPGFGVDLKVNNGTFQYPDLPQAARNINIDMSVKNTDGNMDHTFIDVRKMHLDLGKNPVDGRVVIDGLDPMKIDGNLKAKLDLAEVTKVFPLEGTTLRGLLDVDAQAKGVYFEKHMPMVTAKLNLTNGYVKSSQFPAPLEQVTVIGNVSNRTGNAADTDIQISRFKMLLDKEPLEGRVSIKNLAQPQFDADIKGVLDLTKLTKIFPIEGTTLSGRLNGNILAKGKMTDVDAGRYGNVQASGTVQIANLNYKSTDLPQGMKINSAKATFNNEQVALQQLNGFLGKSDVQMNGTVSNYMGYLFSENQPLRGNFTLNSINFNVNEWMVDEHTGQTVPSSTKEAQGVVQIPANLDMVLITQAGTVLYDNLKLQNLKGKVTLKDQIARLENVTFNTLGGKFSTTGSYDSRDLIHPKFSFGLDIENLDFQNAFSAFNTIQKIAPIAQLLKGEFSTKFNLTGELGSDMMPVMSTLTGKGMIEVVEAVVANVKALSKISQLTSLNEVQNFSIKNRGFAAEVVGGNLVVKPFDFTVKDIKMTVGGTNNLSGKIDYVVALDVPSGKVGNALASKLTSLSGVQNLKGLERVTLNLGVTGNYNDPAVALKGSSLKAEASNLVKEVVSSKLESVKEKYNITTPTNKDSIKAELVKRQQEMELKARQELDKKRVEAEQKLREEAKSRLNRLLTPRKPVAIPPADTTKQQ
- a CDS encoding DUF4382 domain-containing protein; protein product: MRKSVFFAMMCLSVLGFTACSEENDPSGTSRMEVRLTDAPGDYDEVNIDIKSVQVHRDANDDGTGWTTLETIRPGVYNLLDFANGRDTLLASSTLPAGRISQIRLVLGTNNTLKLKGSNTLVPLTTPSGQTSGVKLQINADLQPDVTYVMLLDFDAAKSVVPRGNSGAYNLKPVIRTLTQAVAGGIRGTVTPAAAKPGIFVISAANDTIGGFADDAGNYLIKGIPAGTYKVQYSTVAPYKNKEVTGVVVTNDRITDIPAVNLN
- a CDS encoding DinB family protein, translating into MTTTDVLKNLTEYNVWANTRILKSLDRIEGELPDYAQLMFSHLLNAQAIWIARITGTKSPVTVLQVHSLEELHQLHAQTSPKLVELYANADAAELARTIDYTNTQGKAYSTKVQDILTHAINHATYHRGQVSRELRLAGHEPINSDYVTYVRIQYGQDLEL
- a CDS encoding diacylglycerol kinase family protein; translated protein: MERKPTYIRRRLNSFGYALQGMASAFRSEENLQWHVLSAVVAVAVGFFLGISRIEWAFIIFAIGLVWTAELFNTALEVLVNLVSPGRHPLAGKVKDIAAGAVLVAAITAALIGALVFFPYLWTLLLKSS